From Ananas comosus cultivar F153 linkage group 2, ASM154086v1, whole genome shotgun sequence:
ATTGTAGCCATAGGTCATATCATTACTGGACAGGACCTGgcgacaaaataataataataataataattttgtactTATTAGAGTGGAAAATAATCTTCACTATCAAACATATGCCTTGTAGATACTTGTAGAAACCTTTTCCACTACAAAATTTCCATTCACACCAGCAttttttgctattaattttGAAGGATAAGATAAAGCCTGCTTAAAGATGTCAGCACCAATCTgcagaagcaaaaaaaagaatatcaGAAGCGAGCTCAGAGCATTATTTCCCCAACAATTATCATGAGTTTTAACTTTTACAAGTTTTATACTTGATTAGAGGGTTTAGGTTTCAAAGATTACCTTTATATTGTGTGCAGATTGGGAATATTTTTGTttagatttagtttatattttacatATGTTTACACTCACTCCGTATTAGGGAATTATTTTTCCTATCAAATAATTAAGAGAAAACAGAGAGACCGGCACCTTCTGCTCCTCGTTATCCAAAGATTCTTTGATACTGTCCACCTTCATAGATAACCTCAATAGGCTACATCCACCACCAACAACAACACCTTCCTCAATAGCTGCCTACAAATAGAAGCATTTGTGGTGAAACCAAACAATGATGAAAAGAATATGACTTAAATTTAACCTACCTTGGTTGCATTAAGAGCATCTTCAATTCTTAGCTTTTTATCTTTCAATTCGATGACTGTCTGTGCACCTACCTGTCAATTACTTTGTAAAGTCAACTCAGCACATTGTAGCACCATTTCTACACTTTCTTTTGTGTCTACCATAAAAGATCAGATAAGAAACATATCGAACtcaaaatacttcaaatggcACACCTGAATAATTGCAATCCCACCAGATAGCCTTGCTATTCTTTCATTCAATATTTTCTTCTTGAACTTCTCATCTGAGTTCTGAAAAGAGAAGATGAGCTGTGAGTTGACAATTAAATGAGGGTGACAAGGAAGTCTAGTAAAGAGCAAGATGTGAAGAGCAAGATGTGAAGTATATAACTACATAAGTCTCAGCAAACTGAGAGGATCTATGAAGTTGAGGCAAGAAATCCTTGCGCGCAGAATGATAATTGAACCAGAACAAGTTTCATGTATTCTCACAAACCAAGCGAGGCAGGCTAAGCACTTGTACCTCAGCAAGACTTCTTAACTGAACAACCCTCTTTTCAACAGCATTTTGGGTGCTTCGATCAGTAACAACTAATGTCGAGTCCTTTGTAACCACCACCTTAGCTGCACAACCCAAGACTTCTTTTCCAACCTTTTCAAGAGTCAGTCCCATCTCATCTCTTACTACTTTACCtgcaaaataataaacaaatctGAAGAAAAAATGGTAAAGAGAGGTCAAATATAACACAAGAAACTCATAAAGAACTTCCTCTGATTTGAGACGAACTTTAGCAGCTTtaatgtacataaactcgagaCTACTTTATACCTCCTGTCAAGACAGCAATGTCATCTAAGTAGTCACTCTTGCGCTGTCCAAAAGCAGGAGCTTTAATAGCAGCCACCTTTAAAACACCTTTTAGCTTGTTTCTTATTATAGGAGCCAAAGCTTCTTGTTCGATATCCTCTGCAATAATCAGGAGCGGATACTTTTCTTTTACAGCACCATCCAAGATCTTAAACATCTCCCTCacatttgtgatttttttgtcAACCAAAAGTATCTGTGTAGAATCGTCGGACGCTGCTAATTACTTGGTGGAGTAATACAATTTTCATGAAAGCAATTTAGTACTCACCCTGCTGTTGTTGAACTCCACAGACATGTTGGTGCGATCAGTAACAAAGTAGGGCGAGAGATAGCCACGATCGAATTGCATCCCTTCAACAATCTGCAAATGGTTCTCGGTGCATCTTCCATTTTCGATTCTCACGAAACCTTTTTTTCCAACTCTTTTAAGGGCATCTGATATCATGCTTCCTACACTGTAATCATTCCCAGCGCTAACTGCTGCAACATCAGCAATTTCACGGTCTTCAATCTACATGATACGATTCCTATAAGGTCACGTGTCCCAAAAATCATACCAAATTATGTGCGGTGAACAAAGAACTAGAGCACCATATATAGTGACTAATTAAATGTAAACAGACTTTTTTTAACAAGATAAGTAGATAGTTTTCGAATTTCAGTGAAGTGCTCGGAAACAATAAAGAAGCTAAAGTAAACATGTAAAAACTTCCAGATTCCAAGTGCGGCCGCTACCTAACTAACGGATATCCTCGCTAGATGATTTATGCAATATgaccaaaagaagaaaaaaaatgaatagatTGTACCTCCCTCGTCATCAATCTAAGTTCAGAGACCAAAGCCGTAGCAGTCTTCTCGATCCCGCGTGCAATTTGGACCGGATTCATTCCTGCAGCGAGTACCTAATTTGTGAAAATAATCATAAGACCAGAGCTACGACAGCATTAATATTTGTTGTTAGGAATGGCCAGAACGTTTTATATCCTCTACAGTTGCTCCGTTGCACTTCATAAGGATCTAAAAGAAGGGAAGAGAAGAACCATACCTTTACTCCTTCAGAAATTAAACCTTGCGCGAGGATGATAGAAGTAGTGCAACCGTCACCGGCAAGATCGTTTGTCTTTGCTCCAGCCTGTCTCACCAATTTGACACCAAGATTCTCCAAAGGGTCCTCCAATTCAACCTTGTTCAATTGGGAAACAAAGCTTTAGTTTTTCCGGTAAACTCTTATCTCTTTCTAACAGTGAGTTCCTCCAAAGAACTTTCATTCAGTTATCTACTGGATTGAATTTCATTCCAACTCCAAATCCGCGCACCAGCATACCTCCTTGAGTACAGTCTCTCCATCATTAACAATCTTGGGAGGGCCATACTTGTTCTGCAGCACCACATTCCTGCCCTTTGGGCCCAGAGTAACCCCAACCAACCGCGCCACCAAGTCCACTCCAACCTACGATTCGTTGAATATAAAATACCGAAACATAGATGAAACAAAATTCCGAGTTCAAGCTTTTCCAGAATCCTAGCCTCATGAAAATTTCCTCTCATTTAAGAACTCGATTAAGAGGGAGGGAGGAATGATTACCTGGAGCTTCTTGGTCACAGAGAGGTCGCGGTTGAAGTGGAGCTCCTTAGGGGTGGGCTTCGGAGGggcccctctccctctcctggGAGAGAAAGGCATCTGGGGATTAGTGGTGAGAGGAGATGGAGAAAAAGATGACATTGTTTCAGTTGCTCCTCTGTTCTGCTGCTGTATGTTGtgggacttgagacttgagagcgGGGGGTTGGGAGGGAGAGGGTAGGATAAGGGACTGGAACGCCAAAAGGAGTGGGTTCGGTTTCAGGCGCCAAAAATATCTCCAAAATTATCTTCGTTATGATGAGTCATACAAGCAAGATCTTCTACTTGGCCGTAGTTTTTTCTTGGGCTTTTTCCGATAACCTGACAGCTCTATTTTTGAAGGGTCTGGTTTTGGCTTAGAGCCGTGACCTTTAAAATCCGCACCACAGCAACCTGCCAATTAGAGCAATGTACTCGATCAAAaacatttaaattattatcattgtttttcttttaatgcTAATCAGAAGCCTTTAAAATTCAGGAAATGTCCTCAGAAGCTATCAACATTAACACATTAACACTTCAAGATGAACATTCTAGAGAATCCATAAAAATTGACTTAAATGTGTTGGCAATTTAAGGCCAAGCTTAAGCAcgcagaaaaaagaaaaaaaaaaaaaattagcggcAAGTTCACCAAACTTACCATTTTGATTTTGTTACTAACATCCAACCTGTAATAATGCATACAGTTAAGTTAGAACAACAGTTTAGTTGGAACACACTAGATTGCCGGTTTCAAATAGAGATACATGATTGAGCAGCCAAATAAAGTAATGAAGCAACGAGCAGAAAATTACACAGGAAAATTACACTCAAACGATAACAAATAACTCAGTACTTCTCCCTTCTACTGTACACCTGGcggtttatttgcaattgttgttaGTATAAGAATGACAGCTAATGTATAGTGGTTTCAGAGCCCCAAATTACAAAGAGACTATTTTTTGGTTATGCCTCATTGGGTCGGCATTTAATGGTAGTTAAATGAAGCGGCTCCTGTGGAAACTCGAACCCAGGATGGTACCATTACAACTGCACCTATTATTTGGTGATTGTGCAGGCTAAGTAACAGTCGACAACACGATCAATCATGTTGAAAATCAGCTCCAAAATGACACATGAAAATCAGCTCCAAAATGAAGGAATATGCGGCAAAGAACTAGAAAGCTGCTTTCCACCCTTGTCATACCATCAGCACATTCACCGAGAACACCCAAATACTTAAACTGGAAGACAAAGAATCGGCATTACTGAAGGGCTAGATGAGAATATTCCTAATGGCTCGTATATAGACGTTTTCATCCCCGTCGCTGGATGTAATGAAATCATCGCCTGCACCAGGTGCACGACAAATATATCCCGCCCGCTGACATTCTGCCATTTTTCGTAATTATCATTA
This genomic window contains:
- the LOC109706960 gene encoding chaperonin 60 subunit beta 4, chloroplastic-like isoform X7, with the protein product MNPVQIARGIEKTATALVSELRLMTREIEDREIADVAAVSAGNDYSVGSMISDALKRVGKKGFVRIENGRCTENHLQIVEGMQFDRGYLSPYFVTDRTNMSVEFNNSRILLVDKKITNVREMFKILDGAVKEKYPLLIIAEDIEQEALAPIIRNKLKGVLKVAAIKAPAFGQRKSDYLDDIAVLTGGKVVRDEMGLTLEKVGKEVLGCAAKVVVTKDSTLVVTDRSTQNAVEKRVVQLRSLAENSDEKFKKKILNERIARLSGGIAIIQVGAQTVIELKDKKLRIEDALNATKAAIEEGVVVGGGCSLLRLSMKVDSIKESLDNEEQKIGADIFKQALSYPSKLIAKNAGVNGNFVVEKVSTSIYKVLSSNDMTYGYNAAKNCFEDLMAAGILDPSKVVRCCIEHAASVAKVFLTADVVVVDSRDIKPPHIPRLVPSSKIMPTSGDCSLQLLKYFLSRIQCPSCFILLLIMIPGFAR
- the LOC109706960 gene encoding chaperonin 60 subunit beta 4, chloroplastic-like isoform X4, producing MSSFSPSPLTTNPQMPFSPRRGRGAPPKPTPKELHFNRDLSVTKKLQVGVDLVARLVGVTLGPKGRNVVLQNKYGPPKIVNDGETVLKEVELEDPLENLGVKLVRQAGAKTNDLAGDGCTTSIILAQGLISEGVKVLAAGMNPVQIARGIEKTATALVSELRLMTREIEDREIADVAAVSAGNDYSVGSMISDALKRVGKKGFVRIENGRCTENHLQIVEGMQFDRGYLSPYFVTDRTNMSVEFNNSRILLVDKKITNVREMFKILDGAVKEKYPLLIIAEDIEQEALAPIIRNKLKGVLKVAAIKAPAFGQRKSDYLDDIAVLTGGKVVRDEMGLTLEKVGKEVLGCAAKVVVTKDSTLVVTDRSTQNAVEKRVVQLRSLAENSDEKFKKKILNERIARLSGGIAIIQVGAQTVIELKDKKLRIEDALNATKAAIEEGVVVGGGCSLLRLSMKVDSIKESLDNEEQKIGADIFKQALSYPSKLIAKNAGVNGNFVVEKVSTSIYKVLSSNDMTYGYNAAKNCFEDLMAAGILDPSKVVRCCIEHAASVAKVFLTADVVVVDSRDIKPPHIPRLVPSSKIMPTSD
- the LOC109706960 gene encoding ruBisCO large subunit-binding protein subunit beta, chloroplastic-like isoform X1; this encodes MSSFSPSPLTTNPQMPFSPRRGRGAPPKPTPKELHFNRDLSVTKKLQVGVDLVARLVGVTLGPKGRNVVLQNKYGPPKIVNDGETVLKEVELEDPLENLGVKLVRQAGAKTNDLAGDGCTTSIILAQGLISEGVKVLAAGMNPVQIARGIEKTATALVSELRLMTREIEDREIADVAAVSAGNDYSVGSMISDALKRVGKKGFVRIENGRCTENHLQIVEGMQFDRGYLSPYFVTDRTNMSVEFNNSRILLVDKKITNVREMFKILDGAVKEKYPLLIIAEDIEQEALAPIIRNKLKGVLKVAAIKAPAFGQRKSDYLDDIAVLTGGKVVRDEMGLTLEKVGKEVLGCAAKVVVTKDSTLVVTDRSTQNAVEKRVVQLRSLAENSDEKFKKKILNERIARLSGGIAIIQVGAQTVIELKDKKLRIEDALNATKAAIEEGVVVGGGCSLLRLSMKVDSIKESLDNEEQKIGADIFKQALSYPSKLIAKNAGVNGNFVVEKVSTSIYKVLSSNDMTYGYNAAKNCFEDLMAAGILDPSKVVRCCIEHAASVAKVFLTADVVVVDSRDIKPPHIPRLVPSSKIMPTSGDCSLQLLKYFLSRIQCPSCFILLLIMIPGFAR
- the LOC109706960 gene encoding ruBisCO large subunit-binding protein subunit beta, chloroplastic-like isoform X2; the encoded protein is MSSFSPSPLTTNPQMPFSPRRGRGAPPKPTPKELHFNRDLSVTKKLQVGVDLVARLVGVTLGPKGRNVVLQNKYGPPKIVNDGETVLKEVELEDPLENLGVKLVRQAGAKTNDLAGDGCTTSIILAQGLISEGVKVLAAGMNPVQIARGIEKTATALVSELRLMTREIEDREIADVAAVSAGNDYSVGSMISDALKRVGKKGFVRIENGRCTENHLQIVEGMQFDRGYLSPYFVTDRTNMSVEFNNSRILLVDKKITNVREMFKILDGAVKEKYPLLIIAEDIEQEALAPIIRNKLKGVLKVAAIKAPAFGQRKSDYLDDIAVLTGGKVVRDEMGLTLEKVGKEVLGCAAKVVVTKDSTLVVTDRSTQNAVEKRVVQLRSLAENSDEKFKKKILNERIARLSGGIAIIQVGAQTVIELKDKKLRIEDALNATKAAIEEGVVVGGGCSLLRLSMKVDSIKESLDNEEQKIGADIFKQALSYPSKLIAKNAGVNGNFVVEKVLSSNDMTYGYNAAKNCFEDLMAAGILDPSKVVRCCIEHAASVAKVFLTADVVVVDSRDIKPPHIPRLVPSSKIMPTSGDCSLQLLKYFLSRIQCPSCFILLLIMIPGFAR
- the LOC109706960 gene encoding ruBisCO large subunit-binding protein subunit beta, chloroplastic-like isoform X3; its protein translation is MSSFSPSPLTTNPQMPFSPRRGRGAPPKPTPKELHFNRDLSVTKKLQVGVDLVARLVGVTLGPKGRNVVLQNKYGPPKIVNDGETVLKEVELEDPLENLGVKLVRQAGAKTNDLAGDGCTTSIILAQGLISEGVKVLAAGMNPVQIARGIEKTATALVSELRLMTREIEDREIADVAAVSAGNDYSVGSMISDALKRVGKKGFVRIENGRCTENHLQIVEGMQFDRGYLSPYFVTDRTNMSVEFNNSRILLVDKKITNVREMFKILDGAVKEKYPLLIIAEDIEQEALAPIIRNKLKGVLKVAAIKAPAFGQRKSDYLDDIAVLTGGKVVRDEMGLTLEKVGKEVLGCAAKVVVTKDSTLVVTDRSTQNAVEKRVVQLRSLAENSDEKFKKKILNERIARLSGGIAIIQVGAQTVIELKDKKLRIEDALNATKAAIEEGVVVGGGCSLLRLSMKVDSIKESLDNEEQKIGADIFKQALSYPSKLIAKNAGVNGNFVVEKVSTSIYKVLSSNDMTYGYNAAKNCFEDLMAAGILDPSKVVRCCIEHAASVAKVFLTADVVVVDSRDIKPPHIPRLVPSSKIMPTSGFAR
- the LOC109706960 gene encoding chaperonin 60 subunit beta 4, chloroplastic-like isoform X6 — translated: MSSFSPSPLTTNPQMPFSPRRGRGAPPKPTPKELHFNRDLSVTKKLQVGVDLVARLVGVTLGPKGRNVVLQNKYGPPKIVNDGETVLKEVELEDPLENLGVKLVRQAGAKTNDLAGDGCTTSIILAQGLISEGVKVLAAGMNPVQIARGIEKTATALVSELRLMTREIEDREIADVAAVSAGNDYSVGSMISDALKRVGKKGFVRIENGRCTENHLQIVEGMQFDRGYLSPYFVTDRTNMSVEFNNSRILLVDKKITNVREMFKILDGAVKEKYPLLIIAEDIEQEALAPIIRNKLKGVLKVAAIKAPAFGQRKSDYLDDIAVLTGGKVVRDEMGLTLEKVGKEVLGCAAKVVVTKDSTLVVTDRSTQNAVEKRVVQLRSLAENSDEKFKKKILNERIARLSGGIAIIQVGAQTVIELKDKKLRIEDALNATKAAIEEGVVVGGGCSLLRLSMKVDSIKESLDNEEQKIGADIFKQALSYPSKLIAKNAGVNGNFVVEKVSTSIYKAYV
- the LOC109706960 gene encoding chaperonin 60 subunit beta 4, chloroplastic-like isoform X5, which translates into the protein MSSFSPSPLTTNPQMPFSPRRGRGAPPKPTPKELHFNRDLSVTKKLQVGVDLVARLVGVTLGPKGRNVVLQNKYGPPKIVNDGETVLKEVELEDPLENLGVKLVRQAGAKTNDLAGDGCTTSIILAQGLISEGVKVLAAGMNPVQIARGIEKTATALVSELRLMTREIEDREIADVAAVSAGNDYSVGSMISDALKRVGKKGFVRIENGRCTENHLQIVEGMQFDRGYLSPYFVTDRTNMSVEFNNSRILLVDKKITNVREMFKILDGAVKEKYPLLIIAEDIEQEALAPIIRNKLKGVLKVAAIKAPAFGQRKSDYLDDIAVLTGGKVVRDEMGLTLEKVGKEVLGCAAKVVVTKDSTLVVTDRSTQNAVEKRVVQLRSLAENSDEKFKKKILNERIARLSGGIAIIQVGAQTVIELKDKKLRIEDALNATKAAIEEGVVVGGGCSLLRLSMKVDSIKESLDNEEQKIGADIFKQALSYPSKLIAKNAGVNGNFVVEKVSTSIYKPKTVLRI